Proteins from a single region of Hymenobacter aquaticus:
- a CDS encoding T9SS type A sorting domain-containing protein: MTRSLRLLPSLLLTAGLLPLAARAQVLGSLTSDPSRATAPLPATASRAAALTLPFFDDFSTQREGAPAVERWQPGGGTLVNNRFVLAPPSRGAVTFDGLNGKGQPYGSFFSDTDTLTSQPIDLGGLTAASNVYLSFFWQAGNIFSAPTNASSSRPVFIQLEFLGNDGLWRQIWQQRSQGVRTGFRQLLFPVTDARYLHPGFRFRFHTSGNQSNVDNDDAWSIDYVRLDRNRSAADSTNRDIATSRPLGSLLKRYTAMPVWQFNANPTPANELNNVIGTTINNLGPGPASTPVDWLGTVQVLPAGPVATTAKGGANLDPHRRQVPATVDARSLSIPLTPEEKILRHSLYLLTGETANSLTVRNDTISRVTELKNYYAYDDGTPEGTLSIERFSSAGIRYRAYRFDLNKPDQVRSLRLYPILPAAAGRVISANVWDDVSGKPAATPKATQSITIPNSLPAGQNYIDIIFSAPVPVSGTFYVGYGHGQFGNSVVPFALDLNNAPPDGYFLKNTFGTWENAAFDYSSVGGAPSGSVIMRPVMTNNLTVTGTTEAQTAAAYALYPNPSAGLVRVEGAYRQAAVLDALGRTVWTQPAGQARDGQLDLRQLPAGVYLVQLTVANGQLVHKRLVLAR; encoded by the coding sequence TCCCTGACCAGTGACCCCAGCCGGGCTACTGCGCCGCTGCCGGCCACGGCCAGCCGGGCCGCCGCCCTGACACTGCCCTTCTTCGACGATTTCTCGACCCAGCGCGAGGGTGCGCCGGCCGTGGAGCGCTGGCAGCCGGGCGGCGGCACGCTGGTCAACAACCGCTTCGTGCTGGCCCCGCCCTCCCGCGGGGCCGTAACCTTCGACGGCCTCAACGGCAAAGGCCAGCCCTACGGCAGCTTTTTCAGCGACACCGACACGCTTACCTCCCAGCCCATCGACCTGGGTGGCCTCACGGCGGCCAGCAACGTGTATCTGAGCTTTTTCTGGCAGGCCGGCAACATCTTCTCGGCCCCCACCAATGCCAGCAGCTCCCGGCCGGTGTTCATCCAGCTCGAATTTCTGGGCAATGACGGGCTGTGGCGGCAGATCTGGCAGCAGCGCAGCCAGGGCGTGCGCACCGGGTTCCGGCAGCTGCTGTTCCCGGTCACTGACGCGCGCTACCTGCACCCGGGCTTCCGCTTCCGGTTTCATACCTCCGGCAACCAGTCGAACGTGGACAACGACGACGCCTGGAGCATTGACTACGTGCGCCTGGACCGCAACCGCTCGGCCGCCGACTCGACCAACCGGGATATTGCCACCAGCCGGCCGCTGGGCAGCCTACTGAAGCGCTACACGGCCATGCCCGTGTGGCAGTTCAACGCCAACCCGACGCCGGCCAACGAGTTGAACAACGTCATCGGCACCACCATCAACAACCTGGGGCCGGGGCCGGCCAGCACGCCCGTCGACTGGCTGGGCACGGTGCAGGTGCTGCCCGCCGGCCCGGTGGCCACCACCGCGAAAGGCGGCGCCAACCTGGACCCGCACCGGCGCCAGGTGCCGGCCACGGTGGATGCCCGCAGCCTGAGCATTCCGCTGACGCCCGAGGAGAAAATCCTGCGCCACTCGCTCTACCTGCTCACGGGTGAAACGGCCAACTCCCTGACCGTGCGCAACGACACCATTTCGCGCGTCACGGAGCTGAAAAACTACTACGCCTACGACGACGGCACCCCGGAAGGCACGCTCAGCATCGAGCGGTTTTCGAGTGCCGGCATCCGCTACCGCGCCTACCGCTTCGATTTGAACAAGCCCGACCAGGTCCGCAGCCTGCGCCTCTACCCGATTCTGCCGGCCGCGGCGGGCCGCGTTATTTCGGCCAACGTGTGGGACGACGTGAGCGGCAAGCCCGCCGCCACGCCCAAAGCCACCCAGAGCATCACCATTCCCAACTCCCTGCCGGCCGGGCAGAACTACATCGACATCATTTTCTCGGCTCCCGTGCCGGTGTCGGGCACGTTCTACGTGGGCTACGGTCACGGGCAGTTTGGCAATTCCGTGGTACCCTTCGCCCTGGACCTGAACAACGCGCCCCCGGACGGCTACTTCCTCAAAAACACGTTCGGCACCTGGGAAAACGCGGCCTTCGACTATTCCAGCGTGGGTGGGGCCCCTTCCGGCTCCGTCATCATGCGGCCGGTAATGACCAACAACCTGACCGTGACGGGCACCACCGAAGCGCAGACGGCCGCCGCTTACGCGCTGTACCCCAACCCCAGCGCGGGCCTGGTGCGCGTGGAAGGTGCTTACCGCCAAGCCGCCGTGCTCGACGCGCTGGGCCGCACCGTCTGGACGCAGCCGGCGGGTCAGGCCCGGGACGGCCAGCTGGATTTGCGCCAGCTCCCGGCCGGAGTATACTTGGTACAGCTGACCGTGGCTAATGGGCAGCTCGTGCACAAGCGCCTGGTGCTGGCCCGGTAG
- a CDS encoding rhodanese-like domain-containing protein has protein sequence MNDITPEELKQRKAAGEQPIILDVRETWENEESRIDGSQNIPLGTLPDKIADLEELKDQEIIVHCKGGGRSATAKALLTQHGFTHVRNLLGGITAYQAQ, from the coding sequence ATGAACGACATCACCCCCGAAGAGCTGAAGCAGCGTAAGGCCGCCGGCGAGCAGCCGATTATCCTGGACGTGCGCGAAACCTGGGAAAACGAAGAGTCCCGCATCGACGGCAGCCAGAATATTCCGCTGGGCACGCTCCCCGATAAAATTGCCGACCTGGAAGAGCTGAAAGACCAGGAAATCATTGTGCATTGCAAGGGCGGCGGCCGGTCGGCCACGGCCAAGGCCCTGCTCACCCAGCACGGCTTTACCCACGTGCGCAACCTGCTGGGCGGCATTACGGCCTACCAGGCTCAGTAG
- a CDS encoding MarR family winged helix-turn-helix transcriptional regulator, translated as MSNPSEHSSAALLQLESQLCFPLYAVSRLLTKAYQPYLQALDLTYPQYLVFLLLWEHGELTVKALGEKLLLDSGTLTPLLKRMEQKQWLSRRRDPRDERSVIIALAPAGRALREQACHIPEQLFGHLGMSPQEFETLRTQLHTLLLKLS; from the coding sequence ATGAGTAACCCGAGCGAACATTCTTCTGCGGCCCTTCTTCAGCTGGAAAGCCAGCTGTGCTTTCCGCTCTATGCCGTGTCGCGCCTGCTCACCAAGGCCTACCAGCCCTACCTGCAGGCCCTCGACCTGACCTACCCGCAGTACCTGGTGTTTCTGCTGCTGTGGGAGCACGGCGAGCTGACGGTGAAGGCCCTGGGCGAAAAGCTGCTGCTCGACTCGGGCACGCTCACGCCCCTGCTCAAGCGCATGGAGCAGAAACAGTGGCTGAGCCGCCGCCGCGACCCGCGCGACGAACGCTCGGTCATCATTGCCCTGGCACCGGCGGGGCGGGCCCTGCGCGAGCAGGCCTGCCACATTCCCGAGCAGCTGTTTGGGCACCTGGGCATGTCGCCGCAGGAATTTGAAACGCTCCGGACCCAATTGCACACGCTTCTTCTCAAGCTCTCCTGA
- a CDS encoding organic hydroperoxide resistance protein, with amino-acid sequence MKIEKIFTAQAKAKGGRDGQVTTANNVLTVDLSTPKEMGGPGKAGATNPEQLFAAGYAACFEGALGVAARQAQVKLEGVTVEAFIGFGKAEDGGYGISADLHVNIPGVEQAQAEQLVEAAHGICPYSRATKGNIEVTLNTTTNA; translated from the coding sequence ATGAAAATCGAAAAAATCTTCACGGCGCAAGCCAAAGCCAAAGGTGGCCGCGACGGCCAGGTAACCACCGCCAACAACGTGCTGACCGTTGACCTGAGCACGCCCAAGGAAATGGGTGGCCCCGGCAAAGCGGGTGCTACCAACCCCGAGCAGCTGTTTGCCGCCGGCTATGCCGCCTGCTTCGAAGGCGCGCTGGGCGTAGCCGCCCGGCAGGCCCAGGTGAAGCTGGAAGGCGTGACGGTGGAAGCCTTTATCGGCTTTGGCAAGGCCGAAGACGGCGGCTACGGCATTTCGGCCGACCTGCACGTGAACATTCCCGGCGTGGAGCAGGCCCAGGCCGAGCAGCTGGTAGAAGCCGCCCACGGCATCTGCCCCTACTCGCGCGCGACCAAAGGCAACATTGAAGTAACGCTGAACACGACCACCAACGCGTAG
- a CDS encoding NADP-dependent oxidoreductase yields the protein MKTKVIRLASRPQGLPTAAQFQFDTLDLPATGAGQVLLKTRYVSVDPYMRGRMNEGKSYVPPFEVGAPLAGGVVAEVIESQHEALPVGSVVVGNLPWQEYILSDGKGLNRIPTDKAPVSYFLGLLGMPGLTAYFGLLDICQPKAGETVVVSGAAGAVGLIVGQLAKIQGARVIGTAGSDEKVAYLRQLGFDEAINYKTTPDIAQALAAAAPAGVDCYFDNVGGAITDAVYDLLNKHARIALCGQISSYNDTETPVGPRPETKLLKTSARLQGFIVGDYFSRWPEGVQQLTEWYSQGKLQTEETITEGFDQIPAAFLGLFKGDNTGKAIVKVS from the coding sequence ATGAAAACGAAAGTCATCCGGCTGGCCAGCCGCCCCCAGGGGTTGCCCACGGCCGCCCAGTTCCAGTTTGATACCCTCGACCTGCCCGCAACCGGCGCCGGCCAGGTGTTGCTCAAGACCCGCTACGTGTCGGTCGACCCCTACATGCGGGGCCGCATGAACGAGGGCAAATCCTACGTGCCGCCGTTTGAGGTAGGCGCGCCCCTTGCCGGCGGCGTGGTGGCCGAGGTAATTGAAAGTCAGCACGAAGCTCTGCCGGTGGGCAGCGTGGTGGTCGGTAACCTGCCCTGGCAGGAATATATTCTTTCCGATGGCAAGGGCCTGAACCGGATACCCACCGACAAGGCCCCGGTGAGCTACTTTCTGGGGCTGCTGGGCATGCCGGGGCTCACGGCCTATTTCGGCCTGCTCGACATCTGCCAGCCCAAAGCCGGCGAAACCGTGGTGGTATCGGGGGCGGCCGGGGCCGTGGGCCTGATTGTGGGCCAGCTGGCCAAGATTCAGGGCGCGCGGGTGATTGGCACGGCCGGCTCCGACGAGAAGGTAGCCTACCTGCGGCAGCTGGGCTTCGACGAGGCCATCAACTACAAAACCACGCCCGACATTGCCCAGGCCCTGGCCGCGGCGGCCCCGGCCGGCGTCGACTGCTACTTCGACAACGTAGGCGGCGCCATCACCGACGCGGTGTACGATTTGCTGAACAAACACGCCCGCATTGCCCTGTGCGGCCAGATTTCGAGCTACAACGACACCGAAACGCCCGTGGGCCCGCGCCCCGAAACCAAGCTGCTCAAAACCAGCGCCCGGCTCCAGGGGTTTATCGTGGGCGACTACTTCAGCCGCTGGCCCGAGGGCGTGCAGCAGCTCACCGAGTGGTATAGCCAGGGCAAGCTGCAAACGGAGGAAACCATTACCGAAGGCTTCGACCAGATTCCGGCCGCTTTCCTGGGCTTGTTCAAGGGCGACAACACGGGCAAAGCCATTGTGAAAGTCAGCTGA
- a CDS encoding putative quinol monooxygenase translates to MTNQADIYCVAAEWLVQPGHEATVRRLLREAAAAVRQHEPGNLVYTAHESADEPGRFFIYEQYANQDAQIAHRAAAHFQDLVLGQIVPLLAERKTTFYRLLA, encoded by the coding sequence ATGACCAATCAAGCAGATATTTACTGCGTAGCAGCCGAGTGGCTGGTGCAGCCCGGCCACGAAGCAACGGTGCGCCGCCTGCTGCGCGAAGCCGCGGCGGCCGTGCGCCAGCACGAGCCCGGTAACCTGGTGTACACCGCCCACGAGTCGGCCGACGAGCCGGGGCGCTTTTTCATCTATGAGCAGTACGCGAACCAGGACGCGCAGATTGCCCACCGCGCCGCTGCCCATTTCCAGGACTTGGTGCTGGGCCAGATCGTGCCGTTGCTGGCCGAGCGCAAAACCACGTTTTACCGCCTGCTGGCGTAA